The following coding sequences lie in one Polynucleobacter necessarius genomic window:
- the can gene encoding carbonate dehydratase, whose translation MPYKNSQALEHLFTSNRQWAESMVANDPDFFKRLVNQQAPEYLWIGCADSRVPANEIVDLLPGELFVHRNVANVVVHTDLNCLSVIQFAIDLLKVKHILVVGHYGCAGVHAALSDTRVGLADNWLRHVKDVHQKHGRYLGEVLSTPKRQDRLCELNVIEQVVNVCETTIVQDAWARGQNLTVHGWAYRLDTGLVNDLGMSSSSTEEMLERYSKSIARYDTE comes from the coding sequence ATGCCATACAAAAATTCTCAAGCATTAGAGCACCTCTTCACAAGTAATCGCCAATGGGCCGAGAGCATGGTTGCCAACGACCCCGATTTCTTTAAACGGCTTGTCAATCAACAGGCTCCAGAATATCTATGGATTGGTTGTGCCGATAGTCGCGTTCCAGCCAATGAAATTGTCGATCTATTACCAGGCGAACTCTTTGTCCATCGTAATGTAGCAAACGTGGTTGTACATACCGATCTTAACTGTTTGTCTGTGATTCAATTTGCCATCGACCTATTGAAAGTCAAGCATATTTTAGTAGTGGGCCATTATGGTTGCGCGGGTGTACATGCAGCATTGAGTGATACACGCGTTGGTCTTGCCGATAATTGGTTGCGGCATGTTAAGGATGTTCACCAAAAGCATGGGCGCTACTTAGGCGAAGTCCTCTCAACTCCAAAACGACAAGATAGACTTTGCGAACTCAACGTCATTGAACAAGTCGTTAACGTATGCGAAACCACCATTGTTCAGGATGCTTGGGCGCGTGGTCAGAATCTAACGGTACATGGCTGGGCTTATCGCTTGGATACCGGCTTAGTCAATGACTTAGGCATGTCAAGTAGCTCCACAGAAGAAATGCTTGAGCGCTATAGCAAATCTATTGCACGTTACGATACAGAATAA
- a CDS encoding LpxL/LpxP family acyltransferase — translation MSAIANLLHVTIQNKNSLLKTFTNYAGVGLLKLLASLPYPLLISIGYGLGFIAARIQSDRNRVVKTNLQMCFPNLDATQIDQLSKKHWRLLGRSLVEKSIIWLGTQQQLSNMIEVKSAVDLSSQKPRILVNMHFVGIEGSIILSALAKSMGWPRTSGFFQRMKSPFYNKRIVEWRNQFGGNSIDRQGNVKAIIREIRNGDFIIIAPDIDLGLKDSEFVPFFGIETNTITTISRLATITGAEVCMMTTTLKEDQSGYICEISAPLENFPGISPKSDTAWLNQYFENEIRLRPAEYYWVHKRFKNRPPHEASPYNYSH, via the coding sequence TTGAGCGCTATAGCAAATCTATTGCACGTTACGATACAGAATAAAAATAGTTTGCTAAAAACTTTTACTAATTATGCTGGGGTTGGCTTGCTCAAGCTCCTGGCGAGCCTCCCCTATCCATTGTTAATTTCGATTGGCTATGGTCTGGGCTTCATAGCTGCGAGAATTCAAAGCGATCGCAATCGAGTTGTCAAAACCAATTTACAGATGTGCTTTCCTAATCTTGACGCAACCCAAATTGATCAACTGAGTAAAAAGCATTGGCGCCTACTGGGCCGCAGCCTTGTAGAGAAAAGCATTATTTGGCTTGGCACTCAGCAGCAATTAAGCAACATGATTGAAGTGAAATCTGCTGTTGATCTATCTAGCCAAAAACCGCGCATTCTAGTAAACATGCATTTTGTAGGCATTGAAGGCAGCATTATATTGAGCGCCCTTGCTAAGAGTATGGGCTGGCCGAGAACCTCTGGGTTTTTTCAAAGGATGAAAAGTCCTTTTTATAACAAGCGGATTGTGGAATGGCGAAATCAATTTGGAGGTAATTCAATTGATCGCCAAGGCAACGTCAAAGCCATCATTCGTGAAATTCGAAATGGCGACTTTATTATCATCGCGCCCGATATTGATCTTGGCCTGAAAGACTCGGAATTTGTTCCGTTCTTTGGTATCGAAACAAATACTATTACAACCATTTCTCGCTTGGCCACCATTACGGGCGCTGAAGTCTGCATGATGACAACAACATTAAAAGAAGATCAGTCGGGGTATATTTGCGAAATTAGCGCACCCTTAGAAAACTTTCCAGGAATAAGTCCAAAATCAGACACTGCTTGGCTAAACCAATATTTTGAGAATGAAAT